CCTTGGGCCGGTTCGGCAGGTGCTGCGCCAGGCTGCGCACGACCTCACCCACCTGGGCGGCGAGTTCGCGCGTGGGCACCAGCACCAGGGCGCGCACGCGCCGTGGCGTGTGCACCGCGCCGGTCTGCAGGCGTTGCAGCAAGGGCAGGGCAAAGGCTGCGGTCTTTCCGGAGCCGGTCTGGGCCGTGGCCAGCAGATCGGCGCCGCCCAGCACCGCGGGAATGGCTTCCAGCTGAATGGGGGTGGGGGCGGTGAAGCCGAGTTCGGCGGCGGCTTTGGCGAGGGATGGGGCAAGCCCGAGGGATGTGAATGGCATGGGTCGGTGTTTTGGCCCAGTTTAACGGGCGCCTCCCGCGCGGCAGCCCGCGTTACGATCCGGGCCCATGAAAAGCAAGTTGTCTTCCTTGGGCGGCCTGGTGTATTCCACCGAAGCGGGTCGCATGTGCCCCGGTTGCCGCCAGCCGGTGGCGCAATGCACCTGCGGCCAGAAGCCGGTGCCGGCGGGCGACGGCACCGTGCGCGTCTCGCGCGAAACCAAGGGCCGCGGCGGCAAGGCCGTGACCCTGGTCAAGGGGGTTGCGCTGGACGCTGCCGGGCTGGCCGCGCTGGGCAAGCAACTCAAGGCGGCCTGCGGGACCGGGGGCACGGTGAAAGACGGCGTGATCGAGATCCAGGGCGACCACATCGAGCGGGTGATGGCGGCGCTGAAAGCGCAGGGTCACAACGTCAAACGCGCGGGTGGTTGAAGCGAAAACCGACCCCGCGGCGCTTCGCTGCG
This Hydrogenophaga taeniospiralis DNA region includes the following protein-coding sequences:
- a CDS encoding translation initiation factor Sui1; amino-acid sequence: MKSKLSSLGGLVYSTEAGRMCPGCRQPVAQCTCGQKPVPAGDGTVRVSRETKGRGGKAVTLVKGVALDAAGLAALGKQLKAACGTGGTVKDGVIEIQGDHIERVMAALKAQGHNVKRAGG